One Nocardia huaxiensis genomic window, GTTCGGCCTGAGCCTGATCGCCGCCGTCCTGACCATCACCATGATCTGGTCGCGGCTGCTGCATCACGGCCTGCCCGCCGCCGGCATGGTCGCCACCGTGTGGCTGGTGCTGGGTCCCCTGGGCCAGTCGGTGACCGCCGCCGGACAGCTGGCCAATGTGGCTCCCGGCGCCCTGCCGCAGCGCGAGGCCGACGGACTGGATGTGTTCGCTCTCGTGTTCGGCATTCCCACTTGGGGATTCGCCATGCTGTGGCTGGCCCTGGCCATCGCCGTGACCGTGCACGCCCGCAAGGCCATGCAGTTCAATATGACCTGGTGGGGCTTCACCTTCCCCCTCGGCACCTGTGTCACCGGCAGCACCGTGCTCTTCGGGCACACCGGCGCCGACCTGTTCGCCGTGGTCGCCGTGGCCCTGTATGTCCTGCTGCTGGCCCTGTTCGGCGTGGTCGCCACCCGCACCCTGCGCGGGCTGTGGTGCGGCGAGCTGCTCCGGCCCGCCCGCTGACGCCAAGATCGAACAGAATGGGCATGGCTTCTACTAAGCTCCGCAGTACCACCGAGCGTGCCGGAGGGAGAAGCCATGCCACCCCGCCGTTTTCGATCGAGAGTCGCCACTGGATCCACGCTGGCGTTGATCTTGATTGCGTCCGCGTGCTCATCCGAGCCGCCACCGGCCGCCACACCGAGCAGATCCGCCCCCGCGCCCGCCGTCCTCACCATGTCGCCCGCACCGGGCGCCCAGGACGTGAATCCGGCGGCGCCGGTGAGCGTGACCACCAGCAGCGGCGTACTCACCGCGGTGACCCTCACCAATGACGAGGGCCGGGTCATCGAGGGGACATTGAGTCCCGACAAGGCGACCTGGCGGCCCAATGAACCACTCGGCTACGGACGCGGCTACACCCTGACGGCGCAAGGACTCAGCGTGACCGGACCTACAGGTCCGGTCACGTCCACTTTCGGCACCCTCACCCCCGCCAATCAGACCCGGGTCACGCTGACCACGACCGACGGGCAGCCCCTCGCCGAGGGCGCGACCTACGGGGTCGGCGCGGTGGTGGTGGCGCACTTCGACGAGGACGTGCCGAATCGGGCCGAGGCCGAGAAGCGGCTCGTCGTCACCACCGATCCACCGGTCCAAGGCGTTTGGTACTGGATGGACAACCGCAATGCGCACTGGCGGCCGCGCGAGTACCACAAGCCGGGGACCCGGATCACGGTCGCGGCCGATGTGTACGGCGCGGAGCTCGGGCCCGGACTGTTCGGGCAGGAGAACGCCCGGACCTCCTTCGTCATCGGCCCGTCGCACGTGTCCATCGCCGACGACAACACCCATCAGATCGAGGTGTTCGAGAACGGAAACCTGGTGCGCACCATGCCCACCTCCATGGGCATGGGCGGCAGCACCACCGTGGGCGGGCGGACCATTTCGTTCTGGACCCAGCCCGGCGTCTACACCGTGCTGGGCAAGGCGAATCCGGTGATCATGGACTCCTCCACCTACGGGCTGCCGGTGAAATCCTCGCTCGGCTACAAGGAGACCATCGGCTGGGCCACCCGGATCAGCACCGACGGCATCTATCTGCACGCACTGGACTCCACGGTGTGGGCGCAGGGCTATACCGACGTGTCGCACGGCTGCCTGAATCTGAGCACCGAGAATGCCAGCTGGTTCTTCGAGTTCTCGCAGCTCGGGGATGTGGTGGAGGTGCGCAATACCGGCGGCGATCCGCTCGAGGTGTGGCAGAACGGGGACTGGGGCGTGCCGTGGGAGCTGTGGCTGGCGGGCAGCGCCCTGCACGCACCGGCGCCGCCCGCGCCCGCCGCCCCGGCGCCCGTCGCGGTCGCACCC contains:
- a CDS encoding L,D-transpeptidase; amino-acid sequence: MPPRRFRSRVATGSTLALILIASACSSEPPPAATPSRSAPAPAVLTMSPAPGAQDVNPAAPVSVTTSSGVLTAVTLTNDEGRVIEGTLSPDKATWRPNEPLGYGRGYTLTAQGLSVTGPTGPVTSTFGTLTPANQTRVTLTTTDGQPLAEGATYGVGAVVVAHFDEDVPNRAEAEKRLVVTTDPPVQGVWYWMDNRNAHWRPREYHKPGTRITVAADVYGAELGPGLFGQENARTSFVIGPSHVSIADDNTHQIEVFENGNLVRTMPTSMGMGGSTTVGGRTISFWTQPGVYTVLGKANPVIMDSSTYGLPVKSSLGYKETIGWATRISTDGIYLHALDSTVWAQGYTDVSHGCLNLSTENASWFFEFSQLGDVVEVRNTGGDPLEVWQNGDWGVPWELWLAGSALHAPAPPAPAAPAPVAVAPAR